One genomic region from Neisseria weaveri encodes:
- the tatA gene encoding Sec-independent protein translocase subunit TatA: MGSFSIWHWIIVLVIVVLVFGTKKLRNVGKDLGGAVHDFKQGLNEGSEAGKKDEIIEHKKDEDKTV, translated from the coding sequence ATGGGCAGCTTCTCAATTTGGCACTGGATTATCGTACTGGTTATCGTCGTACTCGTTTTCGGCACAAAAAAACTGCGTAACGTAGGCAAAGACTTAGGAGGTGCCGTGCACGACTTCAAGCAAGGCCTGAACGAAGGCAGCGAAGCCGGCAAGAAAGATGAAATCATCGAACACAAAAAAGACGAAGACAAAACGGTTTAA
- a CDS encoding response regulator transcription factor has translation MSRVLLVDDDALLTELLSEYLTAEGLNVHSVPDGEAGVHEILSGQYDVVVLDSMMPKMNGLEVLKHIRTQSTIPVIMLTAKGDDIDRIIGLEMGADDYVPKPCTPRELLARINAILRRAHKTGEQPGNANSLSVSNVSLYPAKRQATIGDQPLELTSTEFNLLEVLMRHAGQVVSKETLSVEALDRKLAKFDRSIDVHISSIRHKLGDASLIQTVRGLGYLFVKN, from the coding sequence ATGAGTCGAGTATTACTGGTAGATGATGACGCTTTATTGACCGAACTATTGTCAGAATACCTGACGGCCGAAGGCCTCAACGTACACAGCGTACCCGACGGCGAAGCCGGCGTTCATGAAATTTTATCCGGTCAATACGATGTTGTCGTATTAGACTCCATGATGCCGAAAATGAACGGACTGGAAGTGCTGAAACACATCCGCACACAAAGCACGATTCCCGTAATCATGTTGACTGCCAAAGGTGACGATATCGACCGCATTATCGGCTTGGAAATGGGTGCCGACGACTACGTTCCAAAACCTTGCACGCCGCGCGAATTATTGGCACGCATCAACGCAATCTTGCGCCGTGCTCACAAAACAGGCGAACAACCGGGCAATGCCAACAGCTTGTCTGTCAGCAATGTTTCTCTCTACCCTGCCAAACGCCAAGCCACCATCGGCGACCAGCCTTTGGAATTGACCAGTACCGAATTCAATTTATTGGAAGTATTGATGCGCCATGCCGGACAAGTCGTGAGCAAAGAAACCCTGTCTGTAGAAGCTTTAGATAGAAAACTGGCAAAATTCGACCGCAGCATCGACGTGCATATCTCCAGTATCCGTCACAAATTAGGCGACGCCTCATTGATTCAAACCGTACGCGGCTTGGGTTACCTGTTCGTCAAAAACTGA
- a CDS encoding DUF2069 domain-containing protein encodes MNTYSARKHWSHAAAIFSLISLIAVSVAWELWIAPLRPGGSWLALKALPLCLPLAGILKGKIYTFQYSSLLILFYFAEAVVRLFDAETASRLCAGAATLSATVFFISCLAYIKTHKKENNV; translated from the coding sequence ATGAATACCTATTCCGCCCGAAAACACTGGTCGCACGCCGCTGCTATTTTCAGCCTGATTTCCCTCATTGCCGTCAGCGTGGCTTGGGAGCTTTGGATCGCACCGTTGCGACCCGGCGGCTCATGGCTGGCCTTAAAAGCTTTGCCTTTGTGCCTGCCTTTAGCCGGCATCCTGAAAGGCAAAATCTATACCTTCCAATACAGCAGTCTGCTGATTTTATTTTACTTTGCCGAAGCGGTCGTACGTTTGTTTGACGCGGAAACGGCCAGCCGCCTCTGCGCCGGCGCGGCCACACTCTCCGCCACCGTATTTTTTATCTCTTGCCTGGCCTACATCAAAACACACAAGAAAGAAAACAATGTTTGA
- the tatC gene encoding twin-arginine translocase subunit TatC, translating to MTDPTQTTQPLIEHLIELRRRTMWIAGGILLSFLGLMPFAQELYSFVAKPLMSSLPANTSMIATDVIAPFFVPVKVTLMVAFLLSLPHTLYQVWAFIAPALYQNEKRLITPLLLSSLLLFAAGMAFAYFLVFPVIFQFLAGVTPAGVNMATDIDKYLSFVLGMFVAFGMTFEVPIVVVLLNRMGIVSRAQLQAARPYVIVGAFVVAAIVTPPDVISQILLAVPLILLYEAGLWFCRFIRPSSDR from the coding sequence GTGACCGATCCGACCCAAACAACCCAACCGCTTATCGAGCACCTCATCGAGCTGCGCCGCCGCACCATGTGGATTGCCGGCGGTATCTTATTAAGCTTCCTCGGCCTGATGCCGTTTGCCCAAGAGCTCTATTCCTTTGTGGCCAAACCGCTGATGTCGTCTCTGCCGGCCAACACCAGCATGATTGCAACCGATGTCATTGCACCATTTTTCGTACCCGTTAAAGTTACCCTGATGGTGGCATTCCTGCTCTCGCTGCCGCACACGCTTTATCAGGTTTGGGCTTTTATTGCCCCCGCGCTCTACCAAAACGAAAAACGCCTGATTACGCCTTTGCTGCTGTCAAGCCTGCTGCTGTTTGCCGCTGGTATGGCATTTGCCTACTTTTTGGTCTTCCCCGTTATTTTCCAGTTTTTGGCGGGCGTTACCCCTGCCGGCGTCAATATGGCTACCGACATCGACAAATACCTTTCTTTTGTTTTAGGCATGTTTGTCGCATTCGGCATGACTTTCGAAGTGCCCATCGTTGTGGTTTTACTTAACCGGATGGGCATTGTCTCCCGTGCGCAGCTGCAGGCGGCAAGGCCTTATGTGATTGTCGGTGCTTTCGTGGTGGCAGCCATTGTGACGCCGCCCGATGTCATCTCGCAAATCCTTCTGGCCGTGCCCTTGATTCTGCTTTATGAAGCAGGCTTGTGGTTTTGCCGTTTTATCCGGCCTTCGTCCGACCGGTAA
- the tatB gene encoding Sec-independent protein translocase protein TatB → MFDFGFSELLLIGAIALVVLGPERLPKAARMAGSLLGRAQNLISGIKQELNAQIQMDELRQAKQEFESAAGSLKNEINHIGAETQSHLNEISDGLKVPAWERVPEMRTPADFGLDENGHPLPDFTHNNGETESSFFDAGYAAPTVGSRSFNTASIHKQAIQRKRDMRPRYRPKPHLRARRK, encoded by the coding sequence ATGTTTGACTTCGGCTTCAGCGAACTTCTGCTCATCGGCGCCATCGCCCTGGTCGTACTCGGCCCGGAAAGGCTGCCCAAAGCCGCACGCATGGCAGGCAGCCTTTTAGGGCGCGCCCAAAACCTGATCAGCGGCATCAAACAAGAACTCAACGCCCAAATCCAAATGGACGAATTGCGGCAAGCCAAGCAGGAGTTTGAATCGGCGGCAGGCAGCCTGAAAAACGAAATCAACCATATCGGCGCGGAAACCCAAAGCCATCTGAATGAAATTTCAGACGGCCTCAAAGTTCCGGCTTGGGAACGCGTACCCGAGATGAGGACACCGGCCGATTTCGGATTGGACGAAAACGGTCATCCGCTGCCGGATTTCACCCACAACAACGGTGAAACCGAATCATCATTCTTCGATGCCGGCTATGCCGCACCAACAGTCGGCAGCCGCAGCTTCAATACCGCATCCATCCACAAACAGGCCATACAGCGCAAACGCGATATGCGTCCGCGCTACCGGCCGAAACCGCATTTGCGCGCACGCAGGAAGTGA
- a CDS encoding Wzy polymerase domain-containing protein: MFDAQTFQHRLFSKALLPLWFCFLWICALPFLMIYRVGPLSSFYIEAVSLSGILLFLLLSSLSGRLKNRLPAAFFYFMLLAAFWWIQARVMDLTYPGISDMAAWSFLIIALGAWACRSWIEDFGHETVVSVFASALLIGAVLQAAVAIMQFTGWASADFLHGIVSYKGLREVNGQLGQRNHLGHYLMWGIMAATYLWNIRRLPTAVGIALIAYLALALGFVNSRTIFAYLIGIGLLLPFWRLLSGKSGNRTVLTSLFALSLVFVIQLGIGTLIDWFSETQYQTALARADSSAFSGSVRDIEGRKAWSLFMNAPLWGHGWGSYALQGFILHGESGGFTNNLLNVLFTHCHNLILQLLAEMGLAGTLVVGLGFLVAIRKLLMRPAHPAAFFLLAAMTVTLCHSMLEYPLWYVYFLSVFGLMIALSPSNNHSSWAVAKTHYAGAIVSVVLLTGLANLTHTYSQLTEYSSRPKSDTPADIALKIHGLNHIAENEPLLRYYAQLALTRRAEPSQETIQPWAQQAALEALTFRPYANAYQVGLYQYRNRQHQEAEAWLEKMYLYYPYTMPFYTSKIRSNPELHPLLSQIEKTCKQFNVLRPNSKPCL; this comes from the coding sequence ATGTTTGATGCCCAAACTTTTCAGCACCGTTTATTTTCCAAAGCACTCCTGCCGCTCTGGTTTTGCTTTCTTTGGATCTGCGCCCTGCCGTTTCTGATGATTTACCGCGTCGGCCCTCTTTCCAGTTTTTATATCGAGGCAGTTTCCCTCAGCGGCATATTGCTGTTTCTGCTGCTTTCCTCGCTGTCAGGCCGTCTGAAAAACCGATTGCCTGCCGCATTTTTCTATTTCATGCTGTTGGCCGCATTTTGGTGGATTCAAGCCCGTGTCATGGATTTAACCTATCCGGGTATAAGCGATATGGCGGCCTGGTCATTCCTGATCATCGCTTTGGGCGCATGGGCATGCCGCAGTTGGATTGAAGATTTCGGCCACGAAACCGTAGTTTCCGTTTTCGCTTCGGCTTTGCTTATCGGGGCGGTGTTGCAGGCTGCGGTCGCAATTATGCAGTTTACCGGTTGGGCTTCTGCCGACTTTCTACACGGCATTGTCTCTTACAAAGGCTTGCGTGAAGTCAACGGCCAATTGGGACAAAGAAACCATCTCGGTCATTACCTGATGTGGGGCATCATGGCCGCCACTTATTTGTGGAATATCCGTCGCCTTCCGACTGCGGTCGGTATCGCTCTGATTGCCTATCTTGCTTTGGCACTCGGTTTTGTCAATTCCCGCACTATTTTCGCCTACTTAATCGGCATCGGTCTGCTGCTGCCGTTTTGGCGGTTGCTGTCGGGCAAGTCCGGCAACCGTACTGTTCTTACGTCTTTATTCGCCTTATCGCTGGTTTTCGTTATACAGCTGGGAATCGGCACGCTGATCGATTGGTTTTCCGAAACCCAATATCAAACCGCTTTAGCTCGTGCAGACAGCTCCGCTTTCAGCGGTTCCGTGCGCGACATAGAAGGCAGAAAAGCCTGGTCTCTGTTTATGAATGCACCGCTGTGGGGACACGGCTGGGGCAGCTACGCGCTGCAGGGATTCATTCTGCACGGGGAAAGCGGCGGTTTTACCAACAACCTGCTCAATGTTTTGTTTACCCACTGCCACAACCTAATCTTGCAATTACTGGCAGAAATGGGATTGGCAGGTACGCTTGTTGTTGGTCTCGGATTTCTCGTTGCCATTAGAAAACTCCTGATGCGTCCCGCACATCCTGCAGCTTTCTTCCTGTTGGCAGCCATGACGGTAACTTTGTGCCACAGCATGCTTGAATACCCTTTGTGGTATGTCTATTTCTTATCCGTCTTCGGCCTAATGATCGCGCTCTCTCCTTCAAATAACCACAGTTCTTGGGCTGTTGCCAAAACACACTATGCAGGAGCCATCGTTTCGGTCGTATTACTGACCGGACTTGCCAACCTTACCCATACCTATTCGCAACTTACCGAATATAGCAGCCGCCCCAAAAGCGACACACCGGCCGACATTGCCCTCAAAATACACGGCCTTAACCATATTGCCGAAAACGAGCCTCTCTTGCGCTACTACGCACAACTGGCACTCACCCGCCGTGCCGAACCCAGTCAAGAAACCATTCAACCTTGGGCACAGCAAGCGGCTTTGGAAGCGTTGACTTTCCGTCCGTATGCCAATGCCTATCAAGTCGGCCTTTATCAATACCGAAACCGCCAACACCAAGAAGCCGAAGCCTGGTTGGAAAAAATGTATTTGTATTACCCCTACACCATGCCGTTTTACACTTCTAAAATACGCAGCAATCCCGAATTACACCCCTTGCTGTCCCAAATCGAAAAAACCTGCAAACAATTTAATGTTTTAAGACCCAACAGCAAACCGTGCTTATAG
- a CDS encoding DsbC family protein, whose protein sequence is MKIKFLNTLLFLALTPLIACSQPSSAAQHTPTDSNTSTELTAKLEKVYAEQNLKVLSVHNSPINGLYEVTVSGNQIVYVDAKAEHMLVGDLIHIQSRESLTDKRVAELNRIDFSSLPLDKAIKEVRGNGKLKVAVFSDPDCPYCKRLEGEFAKMTDITIYSFMMPIASLHPDGLRKAVQIWCQPDRTTAWIEWMRKGKMPKQTGECDHPVEETVSLGEQLGFHGTPTLVFPNGRTQGGYSPLPQLKQTIEKNQ, encoded by the coding sequence ATGAAAATCAAATTTCTCAACACCTTACTGTTTTTAGCGCTGACTCCGTTAATCGCATGCAGCCAACCCAGTTCCGCCGCACAACACACCCCTACCGACAGTAACACTTCAACCGAACTGACAGCCAAGCTGGAAAAAGTCTATGCTGAGCAAAATTTGAAAGTATTAAGCGTACACAATAGCCCGATTAACGGCCTGTATGAAGTAACCGTCAGCGGCAACCAAATCGTTTATGTCGATGCCAAAGCAGAACACATGCTGGTTGGCGACCTGATTCACATCCAAAGCCGCGAAAGCCTGACCGACAAACGCGTTGCCGAACTCAACCGCATCGATTTCTCCAGCCTGCCTTTAGACAAAGCCATCAAAGAAGTACGCGGCAACGGCAAGCTCAAAGTCGCCGTATTCTCCGACCCCGACTGCCCTTACTGCAAACGTCTGGAGGGTGAATTTGCCAAAATGACCGACATCACCATTTACAGCTTCATGATGCCGATTGCCAGCCTGCATCCGGACGGCCTGCGCAAAGCCGTACAAATCTGGTGCCAACCCGACCGCACCACCGCCTGGATCGAATGGATGCGCAAAGGCAAGATGCCGAAGCAAACCGGCGAATGCGACCATCCGGTTGAAGAAACCGTTTCTTTGGGCGAGCAGCTGGGCTTCCACGGCACGCCGACTTTAGTCTTCCCCAACGGCAGAACCCAAGGCGGATACAGCCCGCTGCCGCAGCTGAAACAAACCATCGAAAAAAACCAATAA
- a CDS encoding histidine triad nucleotide-binding protein: protein MTDCIFCKIVSKDIPASIVYEDDDMVCFKDINPSAPVHLLLIPKTHFDSLAHAKPEHEALLGKMMMKVPQIAADNGLANGFKTQINTGKGGGQEVFHLHIHILGRPA from the coding sequence ATGACCGACTGCATCTTCTGCAAAATCGTTTCCAAAGACATCCCGGCAAGTATCGTTTACGAAGATGACGATATGGTATGTTTCAAAGACATCAACCCGTCGGCACCCGTACACCTACTGCTGATTCCCAAAACCCACTTCGATTCACTGGCACACGCCAAACCCGAACACGAAGCCTTATTGGGCAAAATGATGATGAAAGTTCCGCAAATCGCCGCAGACAACGGCTTGGCCAACGGCTTCAAAACACAAATCAACACAGGCAAGGGCGGCGGTCAGGAAGTATTCCACCTGCACATCCACATCTTAGGCCGTCCCGCATAA